The following are encoded together in the Bacillus cereus group sp. RP43 genome:
- the hemW gene encoding radical SAM family heme chaperone HemW — MVQAAYIHIPFCQHICHYCDFNKVFIERQPVDQYLQYLEKEIINTVQKVPFESMKTIFVGGGTPTALNMEQTKKLLDIINRRLRPFAPNCELTFEANPGDLPKEKLNLLLEGGVNRISFGVQTFRDELLEKIGRRHTREDAFVAIREAQEVGFTNINVDLIYALPGQTIEDVKETLDIAFTLGVQHFSAYSLIVEPKTVFYNLMNKGKLRLPGEDHEAKMYEMVMDEMEKHGYNQYEISNFSKGDNESRHNLTYWNNEEYYGFGAGAHSYVNGERIQNVGPLKQYFTKIDETGFPYLDVHAVTEKEKMEEELFLGLRKTKGVSKIAFQKKFNMEMDQVFAKQLQGNQEQGLLEERDGYVRLTQKGKLLGNEVFQSFLID; from the coding sequence TTGGTACAAGCTGCATATATTCATATTCCATTTTGTCAGCATATTTGTCACTATTGTGACTTTAATAAAGTATTTATTGAACGCCAACCGGTTGATCAATACTTACAATATTTAGAGAAAGAAATAATAAATACGGTTCAAAAAGTACCGTTTGAAAGTATGAAAACGATTTTTGTTGGCGGAGGAACTCCGACAGCTTTAAATATGGAGCAAACAAAAAAACTACTCGATATCATTAACCGTCGTTTGCGTCCATTTGCACCGAATTGTGAATTAACATTTGAAGCGAATCCAGGTGATTTACCGAAAGAGAAGTTGAATTTATTGCTAGAAGGTGGAGTGAACCGAATTAGTTTTGGTGTGCAAACATTTCGTGATGAGCTACTTGAGAAGATTGGACGCAGGCATACGAGAGAGGATGCATTCGTAGCAATTCGAGAAGCGCAGGAAGTCGGTTTTACAAATATTAATGTAGATTTAATTTATGCTCTGCCGGGACAGACGATAGAAGATGTAAAAGAAACGTTAGACATTGCCTTTACGCTTGGTGTACAACATTTCTCAGCGTATTCATTAATTGTGGAACCGAAAACAGTCTTTTATAACTTAATGAATAAAGGGAAATTAAGACTACCAGGTGAAGATCATGAAGCGAAAATGTACGAAATGGTAATGGATGAAATGGAGAAACATGGCTATAACCAGTATGAAATTAGCAATTTCTCAAAAGGTGATAATGAAAGTAGACATAATCTCACATACTGGAATAATGAAGAATATTATGGATTTGGAGCTGGAGCGCATAGTTATGTGAATGGAGAACGAATTCAAAATGTAGGTCCGCTTAAGCAATATTTCACCAAAATTGATGAAACTGGATTTCCATATTTAGACGTTCACGCAGTGACGGAGAAAGAAAAAATGGAAGAAGAGTTGTTTTTAGGACTTCGAAAAACAAAAGGTGTGTCTAAAATAGCGTTCCAAAAGAAATTCAACATGGAGATGGATCAAGTTTTTGCGAAGCAGTTACAAGGCAATCAAGAACAGGGATTGCTTGAAGAGAGAGATGGATATGTGCGTTTAACACAAAAAGGAAAATTATTAGGAAATGAAGTGTTCCAGTCATTTTTGATTGACTAA
- the prmA gene encoding 50S ribosomal protein L11 methyltransferase — protein MKWSEISIHTTEEAVEAVSHILHEAGASGVAIEDPAELTKEREQQYGEIYALNPDEYPSEGVLVKAYFPQTDSLHETVAGVKSSIDALPSFDIEIGTGNITINEVDEEDWATAWKKYYHPVQISDTFTIVPTWEEYTPSSPDEKIIELDPGMAFGTGTHPTTTMCIRALEKTVQPGDTVIDVGTGSGVLSIAAAKLGASSVQAYDLDPVAVESAEMNVRLNKTDDIVNVGQNSLLEGIEGPVDLIVANLLAEIILLFPEDAARVVKPGGLFITSGIIGAKEKVISEALEKAGFTIEEVLRMEDWVAIIARNA, from the coding sequence GTGAAATGGTCAGAAATTAGTATTCATACAACAGAAGAAGCAGTAGAAGCTGTCTCTCATATTTTGCATGAAGCAGGCGCTAGCGGGGTTGCGATTGAGGACCCAGCGGAGTTGACGAAAGAGCGCGAGCAACAATACGGTGAGATTTATGCACTTAACCCAGATGAATATCCAAGTGAGGGCGTTTTGGTAAAAGCATATTTCCCACAAACGGATTCTTTACACGAAACGGTTGCAGGTGTAAAATCATCTATTGATGCACTACCATCTTTCGACATCGAAATTGGTACAGGAAATATTACAATTAATGAAGTCGATGAGGAAGATTGGGCTACTGCTTGGAAGAAGTATTATCATCCAGTTCAAATTTCTGATACATTCACAATTGTGCCGACGTGGGAAGAGTATACACCGTCTTCTCCAGATGAAAAAATTATTGAATTAGATCCAGGTATGGCGTTTGGTACAGGGACACATCCAACAACGACGATGTGTATTCGTGCATTAGAAAAAACGGTTCAGCCAGGTGATACTGTGATCGATGTGGGGACAGGTTCGGGGGTACTTAGTATCGCAGCAGCAAAATTAGGTGCGTCTTCTGTTCAAGCGTATGATTTAGATCCAGTTGCAGTTGAAAGTGCAGAAATGAATGTGCGCTTAAATAAAACAGATGACATTGTCAATGTTGGACAGAATAGTCTATTAGAAGGTATTGAAGGTCCGGTTGATTTAATCGTAGCGAATTTACTAGCGGAAATTATTCTTCTATTCCCTGAAGACGCGGCGAGAGTTGTGAAGCCAGGTGGATTATTTATTACATCTGGTATTATTGGGGCGAAAGAAAAAGTAATTTCTGAAGCGTTAGAAAAAGCTGGATTTACAATTGAAGAAGTACTTCGAATGGAAGATTGGGTAGCAATTATTGCACGAAATGCGTAA
- the dnaJ gene encoding chaperone protein DnaJ has protein sequence MNKRDYYEVLGLSKGASKDEIKKAYRRLAKKYHPDVSKEENAIEKFKEVQEAYEVLSDDQKRAQYDQFGHAGPNQGFGGGDFGGGFGFEDIFSSFFGGGGGRRRDPNAPRQGADLQYQVTLEFEEAIFGKELNVEIPVEDPCDTCKGSGAKPGTSKETCKHCSGSGQVSVEQNTPFGRIVNRQACGHCSGTGQMIKEKCTTCHGSGKVRKRKKINVKIPAGIDNGQQIRVSGKGEAGVNGGPAGDLYVVVHVRSHEFFEREGDHIICEMPLTFAQMALGAEVEVPTVHGKVKLKIPAGTQTGTEFRLKGKGAPNVRGYGQGDQYVVVRVVVPTKLTSHQKDLLREFAGQEEQDDSLFGKLKRAFKGE, from the coding sequence ATGAATAAACGAGATTATTATGAGGTCCTTGGACTTAGCAAGGGCGCTTCTAAAGATGAAATAAAAAAAGCGTATCGTCGTTTGGCTAAAAAGTACCATCCAGACGTAAGTAAAGAAGAAAATGCAATTGAAAAGTTTAAAGAAGTACAAGAAGCATACGAAGTATTAAGTGACGATCAAAAACGCGCGCAGTATGATCAATTTGGTCACGCGGGTCCGAATCAAGGTTTCGGTGGAGGCGACTTCGGCGGTGGCTTCGGATTTGAAGATATCTTCAGTTCATTCTTTGGTGGTGGTGGCGGCAGACGTCGTGATCCGAATGCTCCACGTCAAGGTGCTGATTTACAATATCAAGTTACTTTAGAGTTTGAAGAAGCTATTTTTGGTAAAGAATTAAATGTTGAGATTCCAGTGGAGGATCCATGTGATACTTGTAAGGGTAGTGGAGCGAAACCAGGGACTTCAAAAGAAACATGTAAACACTGTTCAGGATCAGGGCAAGTAAGTGTAGAACAAAATACACCATTTGGGCGTATTGTAAACCGTCAAGCTTGTGGTCATTGTTCAGGAACAGGTCAAATGATTAAAGAGAAATGTACGACATGCCATGGTTCTGGTAAAGTTCGTAAACGTAAAAAAATTAATGTCAAAATTCCAGCGGGTATCGATAATGGTCAACAAATTCGTGTATCTGGAAAAGGTGAAGCAGGCGTAAATGGCGGACCGGCAGGTGACTTATACGTTGTTGTTCATGTGAGAAGTCATGAATTCTTTGAACGTGAAGGGGATCACATTATCTGCGAAATGCCATTAACATTTGCGCAAATGGCACTTGGCGCGGAAGTAGAAGTTCCTACCGTTCATGGCAAAGTGAAGCTGAAAATTCCAGCAGGAACACAAACAGGAACAGAATTCCGCTTAAAAGGAAAAGGTGCTCCGAACGTACGTGGATATGGTCAAGGAGATCAATATGTAGTCGTTCGTGTTGTTGTGCCGACGAAATTAACTTCACATCAAAAAGATTTATTGCGCGAATTTGCAGGGCAAGAAGAGCAGGATGATAGCTTATTCGGAAAGCTTAAACGTGCTTTCAAAGGGGAATAA
- the dnaK gene encoding chaperone protein DnaK, whose translation MSKIIGIDLGTTNSCVAVMEGGEPKVIPNPEGNRTTPSVVAFKNEERQVGEVAKRQAITNPNTIMSVKRHMGTDYKVEVEGKDFTPQEISAIILQNLKASAEAYLGETVTKAVITVPAYFNDAERQATKDAGRIAGLEVERIINEPTAAALAYGLEKQDEEQKILVYDLGGGTFDVSILELADGTFEVISTAGDNRLGGDDFDQVIIDHLVAEFKKENNIDLSQDKMALQRLKDAAEKAKKDLSGVTQTQISLPFISAGAAGPLHLELTLTRAKFEEISAGLVERTLEPTRRALKDAGFAPSELDKVILVGGSTRIPAVQEAIKRETGKEPYKGVNPDEVVALGAAVQGGVLTGDVEGVLLLDVTPLSLGIETMGGVFTKLIERNTTIPTSKSQVFSTAADNQPAVDIHVLQGERPMSADNKTLGRFQLTDLPPAPRGIPQIEVTFDIDANGIVNVRAKDLGTSKEQTITIQSSSGLSDEEVDRMVQEAEANADADQKRKEEVELRNEADQLVFQTDKVVKDLEGKVDAAEVAKATEAKEALQAAIEKNELEEIRVKKDALQEIVQQLTVKLYEQAQAAAGQAEGAQGAQDAGAKKDNVVDAEFEEVKEDK comes from the coding sequence ATGAGTAAAATTATCGGTATTGACTTAGGTACAACAAACTCTTGTGTAGCTGTTATGGAAGGTGGAGAACCAAAGGTTATCCCAAATCCAGAAGGAAACCGTACAACACCTTCTGTTGTAGCTTTCAAAAATGAAGAGCGTCAAGTTGGGGAAGTTGCGAAGCGTCAAGCAATTACAAACCCAAATACAATCATGTCTGTTAAACGTCATATGGGTACAGACTACAAAGTAGAAGTTGAAGGTAAAGATTTTACACCTCAAGAAATTTCTGCAATCATTTTACAAAACTTAAAAGCTTCTGCTGAAGCATACTTAGGTGAAACAGTAACGAAAGCTGTTATTACAGTACCTGCATACTTCAACGATGCAGAGCGTCAAGCAACGAAAGATGCTGGTCGTATCGCTGGTTTAGAAGTTGAGCGTATCATTAACGAACCAACAGCGGCAGCACTTGCTTACGGTTTAGAAAAACAAGATGAAGAGCAAAAAATCTTAGTATATGACTTAGGTGGCGGTACATTTGATGTATCTATCCTTGAGTTAGCAGACGGCACATTCGAAGTTATTTCAACTGCTGGTGACAACCGTCTTGGTGGAGATGACTTTGACCAAGTTATCATTGATCACTTAGTAGCTGAATTCAAAAAAGAAAACAACATTGATTTAAGCCAAGATAAAATGGCACTTCAACGTTTGAAAGATGCAGCTGAAAAAGCGAAGAAGGATCTTTCGGGTGTAACACAAACACAAATTTCATTACCATTCATTAGTGCTGGAGCTGCTGGCCCATTACACTTAGAATTAACGTTAACAAGAGCTAAATTCGAAGAAATTTCAGCTGGTCTTGTTGAAAGAACATTAGAGCCAACTCGTCGTGCATTAAAAGACGCTGGTTTTGCTCCGAGCGAATTAGATAAAGTTATCCTTGTTGGTGGATCTACTCGTATCCCAGCTGTACAAGAAGCAATTAAACGTGAAACTGGTAAAGAGCCATACAAAGGTGTAAACCCAGATGAAGTTGTAGCATTAGGTGCTGCAGTTCAAGGTGGCGTACTTACTGGTGATGTAGAGGGCGTTCTATTATTAGACGTAACTCCACTTTCTTTAGGTATCGAAACTATGGGCGGTGTGTTCACGAAACTAATCGAGCGTAACACTACAATTCCAACAAGTAAGTCACAAGTATTCTCAACAGCTGCTGATAACCAACCAGCGGTAGACATTCACGTACTACAAGGTGAGCGTCCAATGTCAGCGGACAACAAAACGTTAGGTCGTTTCCAATTAACAGATCTTCCGCCAGCACCACGTGGAATTCCACAAATCGAAGTAACATTCGATATTGATGCGAACGGTATTGTTAACGTACGTGCAAAAGACTTAGGAACAAGCAAAGAGCAAACTATTACAATCCAATCTTCTTCAGGTCTTTCTGATGAAGAAGTAGATCGTATGGTACAAGAAGCTGAAGCAAATGCTGACGCTGACCAAAAACGTAAGGAAGAAGTTGAACTTCGTAACGAAGCTGACCAACTTGTATTCCAAACGGACAAAGTTGTAAAAGATTTAGAAGGTAAAGTAGATGCAGCTGAAGTAGCGAAAGCAACGGAAGCGAAAGAAGCATTACAAGCGGCAATCGAGAAAAACGAACTTGAAGAAATCCGTGTGAAAAAAGATGCTCTTCAAGAAATCGTACAACAATTAACTGTTAAATTATACGAGCAAGCTCAAGCGGCTGCAGGGCAAGCAGAAGGTGCACAAGGAGCACAAGACGCTGGCGCGAAAAAAGATAATGTAGTAGACGCTGAGTTTGAAGAAGTAAAAGAAGACAAGTAA
- the hrcA gene encoding heat-inducible transcriptional repressor HrcA — MLTERQLLILQTIIDDFIGSAQPVGSRTLAKKEEITFSSATIRNEMADLEELGFIEKTHSSSGRVPSEKGYRFYVDHLLAPQNLPNDEIVQIKDLFAERIFEAEKVAQQSAQILSELTNYTAIVLGPKLSTNKLKNVQIVPLDRQTAVAIIVTDTGHVQSKTITVPESVDLSDLEKMVNILNEKLSGVPMAELHNKIFKEIVTVLRGYVHNYDSAIKMLDGTFQVPLSEKIYFGGKANMLSQPEFHDIHKVRSLLTMIDNEAAFYDILRHKQVGIQVKIGRENSSTAMEDCSLISATYSIGEEQLGTIAILGPTRMQYSRVISLLQLFTRQFTDGLKK, encoded by the coding sequence ATGCTTACGGAACGTCAGCTCTTAATTTTACAAACAATTATTGATGACTTTATTGGATCAGCGCAGCCCGTTGGGTCTAGAACGTTGGCTAAAAAAGAAGAAATCACATTTAGTTCAGCTACTATTCGGAATGAAATGGCTGATTTAGAAGAATTAGGTTTTATTGAAAAAACGCATAGTTCTTCTGGACGGGTTCCTTCTGAGAAAGGATACCGATTTTATGTAGACCATCTTTTAGCGCCGCAAAACTTACCGAACGATGAAATTGTACAAATTAAAGATTTATTTGCTGAAAGAATTTTTGAAGCAGAAAAAGTTGCACAGCAATCTGCTCAAATTTTATCAGAGCTTACGAACTATACGGCCATTGTTCTCGGGCCTAAGTTAAGCACAAATAAACTTAAAAACGTACAAATTGTGCCGCTTGATCGTCAAACAGCAGTCGCTATTATTGTAACGGATACAGGGCATGTACAAAGTAAAACGATTACCGTTCCGGAATCTGTTGATTTATCAGATTTAGAAAAAATGGTTAACATTTTAAATGAAAAGCTATCTGGTGTACCGATGGCAGAACTTCATAATAAAATCTTTAAAGAGATTGTTACAGTTTTACGTGGGTATGTTCATAATTACGATAGTGCGATAAAAATGTTAGATGGTACATTTCAAGTTCCGTTATCGGAAAAGATATACTTTGGAGGGAAAGCGAATATGCTTTCGCAACCAGAGTTCCATGACATTCACAAAGTAAGATCTTTGCTGACGATGATTGATAATGAGGCTGCGTTTTATGACATTTTGCGTCATAAACAAGTCGGAATTCAAGTGAAAATTGGTAGAGAAAATTCTTCTACGGCAATGGAGGATTGCAGTTTGATTTCTGCAACGTATTCGATTGGAGAAGAGCAACTTGGAACAATTGCAATTTTAGGTCCGACGAGAATGCAATACTCTCGTGTAATTAGTTTACTGCAGTTATTTACAAGACAATTTACAGACGGACTTAAAAAGTAA
- the grpE gene encoding nucleotide exchange factor GrpE — MEERNEQVVEEVKEAQVEEAVTPENSEKTVEEKSEAALLQEKVDELQAKLTETEGRTLRLQADFENYKRRVQMDKQAADKYRAQSLVSDILPALDNFERAMQVDATDEQTKSLLQGMEMVHRQLLEALTKEGVEAIEAVGKQFDPNEHQAIMQVEDSEFESNAVVEEFQKGYKLKDRVIRPSMVKVNQ; from the coding sequence GTGGAAGAGCGTAACGAACAAGTGGTAGAAGAAGTGAAAGAAGCGCAAGTTGAAGAAGCTGTCACGCCAGAAAACAGTGAAAAAACTGTAGAAGAAAAAAGTGAGGCTGCTCTTTTACAAGAAAAAGTAGATGAGTTACAAGCGAAACTAACGGAAACGGAAGGTCGCACATTACGTCTACAAGCTGATTTTGAAAATTATAAGCGCCGTGTCCAAATGGATAAACAGGCTGCTGACAAATATAGAGCACAAAGTCTAGTTTCAGATATTTTGCCAGCTCTTGATAATTTTGAAAGAGCGATGCAAGTGGATGCGACTGACGAGCAAACGAAATCCTTGTTACAAGGTATGGAAATGGTGCATCGTCAATTGCTAGAAGCGTTGACTAAAGAAGGTGTTGAAGCGATTGAAGCTGTTGGTAAACAGTTTGATCCGAATGAACACCAAGCTATTATGCAAGTGGAAGACAGTGAATTTGAATCAAACGCGGTAGTTGAAGAATTCCAAAAAGGTTATAAACTAAAAGACCGTGTGATTCGCCCATCAATGGTAAAAGTAAATCAATAA
- a CDS encoding helix-turn-helix domain-containing protein — MSENIRKDIREKIQNGNFNCEKELTLSIISGKWKVVILWHLGVEGPHRFSELQRLFPSISHKVLSNQLKELMEDGIIDRTVYPEIPPRVEYYMTELGMSLLPIVEMMYDWGKMRMEQIRNTL, encoded by the coding sequence ATGTCCGAAAATATTCGAAAAGATATTCGAGAGAAAATACAAAATGGTAATTTTAATTGTGAAAAGGAACTGACGCTTTCTATTATTAGCGGGAAGTGGAAAGTTGTCATATTGTGGCACCTCGGTGTGGAAGGGCCTCATCGTTTTAGTGAATTACAGCGACTATTCCCTAGCATTTCTCATAAAGTGTTGTCGAATCAATTAAAAGAGTTGATGGAGGATGGGATTATTGATCGAACAGTATACCCGGAAATCCCTCCGCGAGTTGAGTACTATATGACGGAATTAGGTATGTCGCTTTTGCCAATCGTTGAAATGATGTATGATTGGGGAAAAATGCGAATGGAACAAATTCGTAACACGTTATAA
- the lepA gene encoding elongation factor 4 → MNKEERAKRQSKIRNFSIIAHIDHGKSTLADRILEKTNALAQREMKAQLLDSMELERERGITIKLNAVQLTYKAKDGEEYILHLIDTPGHVDFTYEVSRSLAACEGAILVVDAAQGIEAQTLANVYLALDNNLEILPVINKIDLPSADPERVRQEVEDVIGLDASEAVLASAKAGIGIEDILEQIVEKVPAPTGDSEEPLQCMIFDSLYDPYRGVIAYIRVVNGTVKVGDKVRMMATGKEFEVTEVGVFTPKTTQRDELTVGDVGFLAASIKNVGDTRVGDTITHAKRPAAEALAGYRKLNPMVFCGLYPIDSARYNDLRDALEKLELNDSALEFEPETSQALGFGFRCGFLGLLHMEIIQERIEREFKIDLITTAPSVIYKVYLTNGEDFIVDNPSNMPDPQVIDRVEEPFVKASIMVPNDYVGAVMEICQGKRGTFIDMQYLDETRVTLTYEIPLSEIVYDFFDQLKSNTKGYASFDYELIGYKPSKLVKMDILLNNEQVDALSFIVHRDSAYDRGKVIVEKLKKLIPRQQFEVPIQATIGNKVVSRSTIKAMRKNVLAKCYGGDISRKRKLLDKQKEGKKRMKSVGSVEVPQEAFMAVLKMDDN, encoded by the coding sequence ATGAATAAAGAAGAAAGAGCAAAAAGACAGTCGAAAATTCGTAACTTCTCCATCATTGCTCACATTGACCACGGGAAATCAACGTTGGCAGACCGTATTTTGGAGAAAACAAACGCGTTGGCACAGCGCGAAATGAAGGCGCAATTGCTTGACTCTATGGAGTTAGAGCGTGAGCGTGGTATTACAATTAAATTAAATGCAGTACAACTAACTTATAAAGCGAAAGACGGTGAAGAATATATTCTTCACTTAATCGATACTCCAGGACACGTCGACTTTACGTACGAAGTATCTCGTAGTTTAGCGGCTTGTGAAGGTGCAATTCTTGTTGTGGATGCAGCGCAAGGAATTGAGGCGCAAACATTAGCGAACGTATATTTAGCGCTTGATAATAATTTAGAAATCTTACCAGTTATTAATAAAATCGACTTACCAAGTGCGGACCCAGAACGCGTACGTCAAGAGGTAGAAGATGTAATTGGTTTAGATGCATCGGAAGCTGTACTTGCTTCAGCGAAAGCTGGCATTGGTATTGAAGATATTTTAGAACAAATCGTTGAAAAGGTACCAGCTCCAACAGGTGATTCAGAAGAACCGTTACAATGTATGATTTTCGATTCTTTATATGATCCGTACCGCGGTGTAATTGCATATATCCGTGTTGTAAATGGAACGGTAAAAGTTGGCGATAAAGTACGTATGATGGCAACTGGAAAAGAATTTGAAGTAACAGAAGTAGGTGTGTTTACACCGAAAACGACGCAACGTGACGAGTTAACAGTAGGTGATGTAGGTTTCTTGGCAGCATCTATTAAAAATGTAGGCGATACACGTGTTGGTGATACGATTACACATGCGAAACGTCCGGCTGCAGAAGCGTTAGCAGGATATCGTAAATTAAACCCAATGGTATTCTGTGGTTTATATCCAATCGATTCTGCACGTTATAATGACTTACGTGATGCGTTAGAAAAACTAGAATTGAATGATTCTGCTCTTGAATTTGAGCCTGAAACATCTCAAGCTTTAGGTTTTGGTTTCCGTTGTGGTTTCTTAGGGCTGCTGCACATGGAGATTATTCAAGAACGTATTGAACGTGAATTCAAGATTGACTTAATTACAACAGCGCCAAGCGTTATTTATAAAGTGTATTTAACAAACGGTGAAGATTTTATTGTTGATAATCCATCTAATATGCCAGATCCACAGGTTATCGATCGTGTAGAAGAGCCGTTTGTGAAGGCTTCAATTATGGTTCCGAATGACTATGTTGGAGCTGTAATGGAAATTTGCCAAGGGAAACGTGGAACGTTTATTGATATGCAATATTTAGATGAAACACGTGTTACATTGACATATGAAATCCCGTTATCAGAAATCGTATATGATTTCTTCGATCAATTGAAATCAAATACGAAAGGATATGCATCATTTGACTACGAGTTAATTGGTTATAAACCATCTAAACTTGTGAAAATGGATATTCTTTTAAATAATGAACAAGTGGATGCTTTATCATTTATTGTACATCGTGATTCAGCGTATGACCGTGGTAAAGTAATTGTAGAGAAATTAAAGAAATTAATTCCAAGACAACAGTTTGAAGTGCCAATTCAGGCGACTATCGGAAATAAAGTTGTATCTCGTTCTACAATTAAGGCGATGCGTAAAAACGTACTTGCAAAATGTTACGGTGGTGACATTTCTCGTAAGCGTAAACTTCTTGATAAGCAAAAAGAAGGTAAAAAACGTATGAAGTCTGTTGGTTCTGTAGAAGTGCCACAAGAAGCATTCATGGCTGTACTGAAAATGGATGATAACTAA
- a CDS encoding 16S rRNA (uracil(1498)-N(3))-methyltransferase yields the protein MQRYFVEEKYVNETSIRIMGDDVHHIARVMRMSAGDHIYCCVNGKTAECSIAEITSEFVDTTIVEWVEASSELPVFVTIASGLPKGDKLELIFQKGTELGAAAFLPFQASRSIVKWDAKKADKKVERLKKIVKEAAEQSHRSEIPEVHVPSSFKQLLSMSSEYDVCLVAYEEEAKQGEKSNFAKALATIKPGQKLLIVFGPEGGLAEEEITALREHKFVPCSLGPRILRTETAPLYALSAASYHFELMG from the coding sequence ATGCAACGTTATTTTGTAGAAGAGAAATATGTAAATGAGACAAGTATTCGCATAATGGGGGATGATGTCCATCACATCGCAAGAGTGATGCGTATGTCAGCTGGTGACCACATTTATTGCTGTGTAAATGGTAAAACAGCAGAGTGTTCAATTGCTGAAATTACCAGTGAATTTGTGGATACCACTATTGTAGAATGGGTAGAGGCGTCAAGCGAACTTCCTGTGTTCGTGACGATTGCAAGTGGACTGCCGAAAGGAGACAAGCTTGAGTTAATTTTTCAAAAAGGAACTGAGCTTGGGGCGGCTGCATTTTTACCATTTCAAGCATCTCGATCTATTGTAAAGTGGGATGCGAAAAAAGCAGATAAAAAAGTTGAGCGTTTGAAAAAAATTGTAAAAGAAGCTGCGGAACAATCGCATAGAAGTGAAATTCCAGAAGTACACGTGCCCTCATCGTTTAAACAATTGCTGTCGATGAGTAGCGAGTATGATGTTTGTCTTGTTGCGTATGAAGAAGAAGCGAAACAAGGTGAGAAATCTAATTTTGCGAAAGCTTTAGCGACGATTAAACCAGGTCAAAAGCTGTTAATTGTATTTGGACCAGAAGGCGGTTTAGCGGAGGAAGAGATTACTGCACTTCGTGAACATAAATTTGTACCATGTAGTTTAGGACCAAGAATTTTAAGAACAGAAACGGCTCCGCTTTATGCGTTAAGTGCCGCTTCGTATCATTTTGAGTTGATGGGGTGA